In Oryza brachyantha chromosome 1, ObraRS2, whole genome shotgun sequence, the following are encoded in one genomic region:
- the LOC102713687 gene encoding probable sugar phosphate/phosphate translocator At2g25520, translating into MAMGKEGGGGGGEGGMSESVIRKVLVSYMYVAVWIFLSFTVIVYNKYILDPKMYNWPFPISLTMVHMAFCSSLAVALVRLFRVVDLPSSPAMTPQLYTSSVLPIGALYSLSLWFSNSAYIYLSVSFIQMLKALMPVAVYSIGVLFKKENFKSSSMLNMLSISFGVAIAAYGEARFDARGVALQLAAVAFEATRLVLIQILLTSKGISLNPITSLYYVAPCCLAFLLVPWAFVELPRLRAVGTFQPDFFIFGTNSLCAFALNLAVFLLVGKTSALTMNVAGVVKDWLLIAFSWSVIRDTVTPINLFGYGIAFLGVGYYNHVKLQALKAKEAQKKAAQADEEAGSLLQERDSHGDRKSDNQA; encoded by the coding sequence atgGCCATGGGgaaggagggcggcggcggcggcggcgaggggggcATGTCGGAGTCGGTGATCCGGAAGGTGCTGGTGTCGTACATGTACGTGGCGGTGTGGATCTTCCTCTCCTTCACGGTCATCGTCTACAACAAGTACATCCTCGACCCCAAGATGTACAACTGGCCCTTCCCCATCTCGCTCACCATGGTGCACATGGCGTTCTGCtcgtcgctcgccgtcgcgctcgtccGGCTCTTCCGCGTCGTGGACCTCCCGTCGTCCCCCGCCATGACGCCGCAGCTCTACACCTCCTCCGTGCTCCCCATCGGCGCGCTCTACTCGCTCTCCCTCTGGTTCTCCAACTCCGCGTACATCTACCTCTCCGTCTCCTTCATCCAGATGCTCAAGGCGCTCATGCCTGTCGCCGTCTACTCCATCGGCGTCCTCTTCAAGAAGGAGAACTTCAAGTCCTCCTCCATGCTCAACATGCTCTCCATCTCCTTcggcgtcgccatcgccgcctacGGCGAGGCCCGCTTTGACGCCCGCGGCGTTGCGctccagctcgccgccgtcgccttcgaGGCCACGCGCCTCGTGCTCATCCAGATCCTCCTCACCTCCAAGGGGATCTCGCTCAACCCCATCACTTCGCTCTACTACGTCGCGCCATGCTgcctcgccttcctcctcgTGCCCTGGGCTTTCGTCGAGCTGCCCAGGCTGCGCGCCGTCGGCACATTCCAGCCAGACTTCTTCATCTTCGGGACTAACTCCCTCTGCGCCTTCGCGCTCAACCTGGCAGTCTTCTTGCTCGTCGGCAAGACGTCCGCGCTCACCATGAACGTCGCCGGTGTTGTCAAGGATTGGCTGCTCATCGCCTTCTCGTGGTCCGTGATCCGGGACACGGTCACCCCGATCAACCTGTTCGGGTACGGGATTGCGTTCCTCGGTGTAGGATACTACAACCACGTCAAGCTGCAGGCGCTCAAGGCCAAGGAGGCACAGAAGAAGGCGGCCcaggccgacgaggaggccgGCTCACTGCTGCAGGAGCGTGACTCGCACGGCGACCGCAAGAGTGACAACCAGGCCTAA
- the LOC102713959 gene encoding cysteine proteinase inhibitor 1 — protein sequence MRKYRVAGLVAALLVLQALATPSAQAEACRAREGEEKMAHTATDGGPVVGGVEPVGNENDLHLVDLARFAVTEHNKKANALLEFEKLVKVKQQVVAGTLYYFTIEVNEGGAKKLYEAKVWEKPWMDFKELQEFKPVESSANA from the exons ATGCGGAAATATCGAGTCGCCGGACTGGTAGCCGCCCTGCTCGTGCTGCAAGCCCTAGCCACGCCGTCCGCTCAGGCAGAGGCGTGTCGGGCAcgtgagggagaggagaagatGGCACACACCGCGACCGACGGAGGGCCggtggtcggcggcgtcgagccGGTGGGGAACGAGAACGACCTCCACCTAGTCGACCTCGCCCGCTTCGCCGTCACCGAGCACAACAAGAAGGCC AATGCTTTGCTGGAGTTCGAGAAACTTGTAAAGGTGAAGCAGCAAGTTGTTGCTGGCACGCTGTATTATTTCACAATTGAGGTGAACGAAGGGGGTGCCAAGAAGCTCTATGAAGCCAAGGTCTGGGAGAAGCCGTGGATGGACTTCAAGGAGCTCCAGGAGTTCAAGCCTGTCGAATCTAGTGCAAACGCCTAA